Proteins from a single region of Azospira inquinata:
- a CDS encoding EAL domain-containing protein: protein MKWDGRLWRRKLLWLRLWCGRSPWLWVVVLVPLLAALYWRSTGVSVADRSRVENTVSLVAEADARLNEDVLKLRQHQLRDYDPLNEGAARIDQLLALLGQDFAAEGRQEALAPVLELWARKRERLESFKQNYAVVDNAESHFVNLAAELSGRHGGPAGLSSPLLATVSREVLEFLVRGTADDVPDVAVDLERLGREVQGWPDPLRVQGKALVGHGLLILSNRLELEQTLVALTASPLPERMETAFLDYDRHFRERQAVADAYRLCLALFALVLIGLVTQAMVRLKRTAGALAENRDFLDNIANNLSEGILALDREGRLGFLNRPAERLLQVSEKALLGRTLAELLGGGESPLLQAVAAGQPYAGELWLPRPGGRFPVAIQGAPLPLGAGGYVASFRDLSDLKQAEARLHLAARVFDNLTESMVITDSRGLIQSVNGAFSRVTGFSEGEVLGRTPGDALGSGRVERSFYIQMWRALLEEGRWQGEIVNRRKNGEIYPEWLSITAVRDEGGQVVQYIGLFTDISDRKQAEAYIHHLAYHDTLTGLPNRQLFHDRLNTALRQAHRSRRKLAVLLLDLDRFKGVNDSLGHEVGDRLLKEVAFRLQSCMREGDTLARLGGDEFALLLPEVATSDEVSLLASRLQGAFEQPVALESRELYVSTSIGIALYPADGGDGETLLKHADVAMYSAKDAGRATYRFYLASRNERSLELLDLENDLRRALEGHQFMLFYQPQVETANGRMGGVESLIRWNHPDKGLVMPDRFIALAENGGMIDAVGHWCLVTACRQLKQWQAEGVPVPRVAVNVSARQLRRQGFADEVFRVLDETGLDPRCLELELTETMLAEDPEGIFATFTTLRAAGIRIALDDFGTGYSSLSYLSRYPVDVVKIDRSFVIRIAEDEEAQSVARAIILLAHGLNMRTVAEGVETPEQLDELTALGCDEIQGFYFSKPLPPQDIRQLRGEWKLRRPEAVPAAGSGSAPDVA, encoded by the coding sequence ATGAAGTGGGATGGGCGCCTCTGGCGGCGCAAACTGCTCTGGCTCCGCCTCTGGTGCGGCCGTTCCCCCTGGCTCTGGGTGGTGGTCCTGGTGCCCCTGCTGGCGGCCCTCTATTGGCGCAGTACCGGGGTCAGCGTGGCCGACCGTTCCCGGGTGGAAAACACCGTATCCCTGGTGGCAGAAGCGGATGCCCGGCTTAACGAAGATGTGCTCAAGCTGCGCCAGCACCAGCTGCGGGACTACGACCCTCTCAATGAAGGGGCGGCCCGCATAGATCAGCTGCTCGCTCTGCTGGGCCAGGATTTTGCCGCCGAAGGGCGCCAGGAAGCCCTCGCCCCGGTGCTGGAGCTCTGGGCCCGGAAGCGGGAACGGCTGGAAAGCTTTAAGCAGAATTACGCGGTGGTGGATAACGCGGAATCCCATTTCGTGAATCTGGCCGCTGAGCTGTCCGGTCGCCACGGCGGCCCCGCCGGGCTTTCCTCCCCCCTGTTGGCTACGGTGAGCCGGGAGGTGCTGGAATTCCTGGTGCGGGGCACGGCGGACGATGTGCCCGACGTGGCCGTGGATCTGGAACGCCTGGGCCGGGAAGTTCAGGGCTGGCCCGATCCCCTGCGGGTTCAGGGCAAGGCCCTGGTGGGTCATGGCCTGTTGATCCTGAGTAACCGGCTGGAACTGGAGCAGACCCTGGTGGCCCTCACCGCCAGCCCCTTGCCGGAGCGGATGGAAACCGCCTTTCTTGACTATGACCGGCATTTCCGGGAACGTCAGGCGGTAGCGGACGCCTACCGCCTATGTTTGGCCCTCTTTGCCCTGGTGCTGATCGGCCTGGTGACCCAAGCCATGGTGCGCCTGAAGCGTACCGCCGGGGCCCTGGCGGAAAACCGGGATTTCCTGGACAACATTGCCAATAACCTAAGCGAAGGCATTCTGGCCCTGGATCGGGAGGGGCGCCTGGGCTTCCTCAACCGGCCCGCAGAACGCCTGCTGCAGGTGTCGGAAAAAGCCCTGCTGGGGCGCACCCTGGCGGAGCTGCTGGGGGGCGGGGAAAGCCCCCTGTTGCAGGCCGTGGCCGCAGGCCAGCCCTACGCCGGGGAACTGTGGCTGCCCCGCCCGGGCGGCCGCTTCCCCGTGGCCATTCAGGGGGCCCCCTTGCCCCTGGGGGCGGGAGGCTATGTGGCCTCCTTCCGGGATCTTTCCGACCTGAAACAGGCGGAGGCCCGGCTCCATCTGGCCGCCCGGGTGTTCGACAACCTCACAGAATCCATGGTCATCACCGATAGCCGGGGACTGATCCAGTCGGTGAACGGGGCTTTTTCCCGGGTGACGGGTTTCTCCGAAGGGGAGGTGCTGGGCCGTACCCCGGGGGACGCCCTGGGCTCGGGCCGGGTGGAGCGCTCCTTCTACATCCAGATGTGGCGGGCGCTGCTGGAGGAAGGCCGGTGGCAGGGGGAAATCGTCAATCGGCGCAAGAACGGGGAAATCTACCCGGAATGGCTGTCCATTACCGCCGTGCGGGACGAAGGGGGACAGGTGGTCCAGTACATCGGCCTCTTCACCGATATTTCGGACCGCAAGCAGGCCGAGGCCTACATCCACCATCTGGCCTACCACGACACCCTCACCGGCCTGCCCAACCGTCAGCTTTTCCATGACCGGCTCAATACGGCCCTGCGCCAGGCCCACCGCAGCCGGCGCAAGCTGGCCGTGCTGCTCCTGGACCTGGACCGCTTCAAGGGGGTGAATGATTCCCTGGGCCACGAGGTGGGGGACCGGCTGCTCAAGGAAGTGGCCTTCCGCCTCCAGTCCTGCATGCGGGAAGGGGATACCCTGGCCCGTCTGGGGGGGGACGAATTCGCCCTGTTGCTGCCGGAGGTGGCCACCTCCGATGAGGTTTCCCTCCTGGCCAGCCGTCTCCAGGGGGCCTTTGAACAGCCCGTGGCCCTGGAATCCCGGGAACTCTACGTGTCCACCAGTATCGGCATCGCCCTCTATCCGGCGGACGGGGGGGATGGGGAAACCCTGCTCAAGCACGCGGACGTGGCCATGTATTCGGCCAAGGATGCGGGGCGGGCCACCTACCGTTTCTACCTCGCCAGCCGCAACGAGCGCAGCCTGGAACTGCTGGACCTGGAAAACGATCTGCGCCGGGCCCTGGAAGGCCACCAGTTCATGCTCTTCTACCAGCCCCAGGTGGAAACGGCCAATGGCCGCATGGGGGGGGTGGAATCCCTGATCCGCTGGAATCACCCGGACAAGGGCCTGGTCATGCCGGACCGCTTTATCGCCCTGGCGGAAAACGGCGGCATGATCGACGCCGTGGGCCACTGGTGCCTGGTCACCGCCTGCCGCCAGCTCAAGCAGTGGCAGGCCGAGGGGGTGCCCGTGCCCCGGGTGGCGGTGAATGTGTCGGCCCGTCAGCTGCGTCGCCAGGGCTTTGCGGACGAGGTGTTCCGGGTGCTGGACGAGACCGGCCTGGACCCCCGCTGTCTGGAACTGGAATTGACGGAAACCATGCTGGCGGAAGATCCGGAAGGCATTTTCGCCACCTTCACCACCCTGCGGGCGGCGGGCATCCGCATCGCCCTGGATGACTTCGGCACCGGCTATTCTTCCCTCTCCTACCTGTCCCGCTATCCGGTGGATGTGGTGAAAATCGACCGCAGCTTCGTGATCCGCATTGCGGAGGACGAGGAAGCCCAGTCCGTGGCCCGGGCCATTATTCTCCTGGCCCACGGCCTGAATATGCGCACCGTGGCGGAGGGGGTGGAAACCCCGGAACAGCTGGATGAACTGACGGCCCTGGGCTGCGATGAAATCCAGGGCTTCTATTTCAGTAAGCCCCTGCCGCCCCAGGATATCCGCCAGCTGCGGGGGGAATGGAAACTGCGCCGTCCCGAAGCGGTGCCCGCCGCCGGGAGTGGCAGCGCTCCGGACGTTGCCTGA